One genomic segment of Desulfocapsa sulfexigens DSM 10523 includes these proteins:
- a CDS encoding sensor histidine kinase — protein sequence MAKKKPQYFSKLILDSIPVAMVTMDADFKITSFNNIAEHLTGFSASEAIGNPCYKILHSSKCDTECPLQTVQEYGESSTGLEAEFINHFHEHIPVRIGTAAIEDNSGNFIGYLEVIEDVSREKALEREKNNFHFMVAHDIKSPLVAMQGLIARIREHHDEMSAEKREDYFRIISEAGEQIAAQVNTFLEYSRQANKKIKLTPELIDLPQLIEDLTQRHQPQATAKKLVIRTEYRPMKQIKADFRQLQRVFENLLDNAIKFAHQPGEIVISIDDSPKEVIIQVKDCGPGISADELPFIFDAFHQHKSSDTGHGLGLAAVRAIVHEHGGRVAAKSRPDHGAIFTVRLPKKE from the coding sequence ATGGCTAAAAAAAAACCACAGTACTTTAGCAAGTTAATACTTGACAGCATCCCTGTTGCCATGGTGACCATGGATGCTGATTTCAAAATCACCTCTTTCAACAATATAGCAGAACATCTAACCGGTTTTTCCGCTTCGGAGGCAATTGGAAATCCCTGTTATAAAATTTTGCACAGCAGTAAATGTGATACCGAATGTCCTTTGCAAACAGTGCAGGAATATGGCGAATCATCCACTGGCCTGGAAGCTGAATTTATCAATCACTTCCATGAACATATCCCTGTACGCATAGGCACCGCTGCTATTGAGGATAATTCCGGAAACTTTATAGGATACCTGGAAGTCATTGAAGATGTTTCACGAGAGAAGGCGTTGGAGCGTGAAAAAAACAATTTTCATTTTATGGTTGCTCACGATATAAAATCGCCACTCGTTGCCATGCAGGGCTTAATTGCAAGAATTCGTGAACACCATGATGAAATGTCTGCAGAGAAACGGGAAGACTACTTTAGAATTATCAGTGAAGCTGGAGAGCAAATAGCAGCACAGGTAAACACCTTTCTTGAGTACTCGCGCCAGGCCAACAAAAAAATAAAACTCACTCCTGAGCTTATCGATTTACCGCAACTCATTGAAGACCTGACACAAAGGCACCAGCCTCAAGCAACAGCAAAAAAGCTTGTTATCCGTACTGAATACAGGCCAATGAAACAAATAAAGGCAGATTTCAGACAACTGCAACGTGTTTTCGAAAATCTTCTCGATAATGCGATCAAATTTGCCCACCAGCCTGGTGAAATAGTCATCTCCATTGATGACTCCCCAAAAGAAGTAATCATCCAGGTTAAGGATTGTGGTCCAGGTATCAGTGCTGATGAGCTCCCCTTTATCTTTGACGCTTTCCATCAACACAAATCAAGTGACACAGGGCATGGTCTTGGACTTGCGGCAGTCCGTGCTATTGTTCACGAACATGGAGGACGGGTAGCAGCTAAAAGCAGGCCGGACCATGGAGCAATTTTCACCGTTCGATTACCAAAAAAAGAATAA
- a CDS encoding sensor domain-containing diguanylate cyclase, with amino-acid sequence MSQFSRHREQVESTINQLRELINKLQILEDEYLRQEEKLFVISEFANDWEYWQAPDGHYKYVSPSCKVVTGYKPQEFYDDPALLKKIIAFDNWEKWKAHNHSMAKNGLVNPIEFKIHTKEGKSRWIHHICQTVTGRNGENLGVRGSNRDITELKKLQEKLKHMAGHDLLTGLPNRSLFLEHLKQTIKEAKRNGRMFAVVFIDLDDFKEINDTHGHEAGDTVLKKLAQELTGVTRENDIVARLGGDEFVGLFDVSHDADVGIIRRKIFDDVHNEIHCPTYNITIHYSFGVSIYPTDGTSVDTLLKKADLAMYLQKENNKAERKKNK; translated from the coding sequence ATGTCTCAATTTTCCCGTCACCGTGAACAGGTTGAATCCACAATAAACCAACTCCGGGAACTGATAAATAAATTACAAATTCTGGAAGATGAATATCTCAGACAGGAAGAAAAACTCTTTGTTATCTCAGAGTTTGCCAATGACTGGGAATACTGGCAGGCACCAGACGGCCACTACAAATATGTTTCTCCTTCCTGTAAAGTCGTTACCGGGTACAAGCCACAGGAATTTTATGATGACCCTGCTCTTCTGAAAAAAATCATTGCTTTCGATAACTGGGAGAAGTGGAAGGCCCACAATCATAGTATGGCAAAAAATGGACTGGTAAATCCCATAGAATTCAAAATACACACAAAAGAAGGTAAGTCCAGATGGATTCATCATATCTGCCAGACGGTGACCGGTAGAAACGGTGAAAACCTTGGGGTCAGAGGGAGTAACAGAGATATCACTGAATTAAAGAAATTACAGGAGAAACTGAAACATATGGCAGGCCATGACCTGCTTACAGGGCTTCCCAACCGTTCTCTATTCCTGGAACATCTTAAGCAGACTATTAAGGAAGCCAAACGTAATGGCAGAATGTTTGCGGTGGTTTTTATAGACCTCGATGATTTTAAGGAAATCAACGACACCCATGGTCATGAAGCCGGAGATACCGTTTTAAAAAAACTTGCCCAGGAGCTCACCGGAGTAACACGAGAAAACGACATCGTTGCTCGACTGGGTGGTGATGAATTCGTTGGTCTCTTTGATGTCAGCCATGATGCCGATGTCGGGATTATCAGACGCAAAATATTTGATGATGTACATAATGAAATACATTGCCCCACCTATAACATTACTATTCATTATAGTTTTGGGGTAAGTATCTACCCAACCGATGGAACAAGTGTTGACACGCTTCTCAAAAAAGCCGACCTGGCAATGTACCTGCAAAAAGAAAACAACAAAGCGGAACGGAAAAAAAACAAATGA
- a CDS encoding HD-GYP domain-containing protein: protein MTTIRKHVEKVTTDEPVEQILGFNNNLLIRDLFEIMNEVLANRDLSTYKHTLRVAQIALAIGTELQLCEEDLTILELGCLVHDIGKTAIPDDVLLKPDLFNDQDRRIMEFHPLIGAKLFAPRLHDDRITNIILRHHERLDGSGYPQGLVASEIDELSRIAAIADEFEALTSKRPYKSSFSVKTAINVLQYEAEQGALDGRIVDGLSSIAEALVLHDVTMQPTGNFMEEIEHFRRDTFFRDTLSELYNYRYLLVLDDLKVLGETDTSGYLLLLVNLRGMGRFQVDNGVIVAGQVHDEIGQHLRDTVSIYRKKRLNYDGSVMLFRKHCDYMIYAEGNMEEDLDDLVTQLRKKVGQTREEWGIEANCYRVWFPRSTSIEEAMTRLFLLQVEDAESCKT, encoded by the coding sequence ATGACAACCATCAGGAAACATGTAGAAAAAGTGACGACCGATGAACCAGTTGAACAAATATTGGGGTTCAACAACAACCTCCTCATCAGAGATCTCTTTGAAATCATGAACGAAGTTCTTGCAAACAGAGACCTCTCAACCTACAAGCATACTCTGCGTGTTGCTCAAATTGCACTGGCAATCGGCACTGAACTGCAGCTTTGCGAAGAAGACTTAACCATTTTAGAACTTGGCTGTCTTGTTCACGATATCGGAAAGACCGCAATACCCGATGATGTATTGTTAAAACCGGATCTTTTTAACGATCAGGACCGAAGGATCATGGAATTCCATCCGCTTATAGGGGCCAAGCTCTTTGCTCCAAGACTCCATGATGATCGTATTACAAATATTATTCTCAGGCATCACGAACGACTCGATGGCAGCGGATACCCTCAAGGTCTCGTTGCATCTGAGATCGATGAATTATCACGAATTGCAGCCATTGCCGATGAGTTTGAAGCCCTCACCAGTAAAAGACCCTATAAATCTTCTTTTTCGGTTAAAACGGCAATTAATGTTCTACAATATGAGGCAGAGCAAGGGGCACTGGACGGCCGGATAGTAGATGGCCTGAGCAGTATTGCAGAGGCTCTGGTACTCCACGATGTAACCATGCAACCCACCGGAAATTTCATGGAGGAAATTGAACATTTCCGAAGAGACACATTTTTTCGTGACACCCTGAGTGAACTCTATAACTATCGATATCTTTTGGTTCTCGATGATCTGAAAGTACTGGGGGAGACGGACACCTCCGGCTACCTCCTCCTTCTAGTGAATTTGAGAGGAATGGGTCGCTTTCAGGTAGACAATGGTGTTATTGTCGCTGGCCAGGTCCATGATGAAATCGGACAACATCTGAGAGATACGGTTTCAATATATCGAAAAAAACGACTCAACTATGATGGTTCCGTCATGCTTTTCAGAAAACATTGTGATTATATGATATATGCGGAAGGAAACATGGAAGAAGACCTGGATGATCTTGTTACCCAACTCCGTAAAAAAGTTGGGCAGACTAGAGAGGAATGGGGCATTGAGGCAAACTGCTACCGGGTTTGGTTTCCGCGTTCCACCTCAATTGAAGAGGCAATGACCCGTCTTTTTTTACTGCAGGTAGAGGATGCTGAATCCTGCAAAACCTGA
- a CDS encoding NifB/NifX family molybdenum-iron cluster-binding protein: MLNPAKPEKKSLVRLNMDNKNKIRLVFLSIILFLFVIPVSGISAQKRKIAVPANSSEKDSLISQEMGRAQYFLFFDDRGQFISALKNPASSQTGGISRTVITLLTDNQITTVIADSVGTKMKKALTDHNIELIKKSGAAQKAVTVSVQH, from the coding sequence ATGCTGAATCCTGCAAAACCTGAAAAAAAATCATTGGTAAGACTTAACATGGACAATAAAAACAAAATACGACTAGTTTTCCTCAGTATTATTCTTTTCCTTTTTGTCATTCCTGTCTCTGGCATTTCTGCACAGAAAAGGAAAATCGCAGTTCCAGCAAACAGCAGTGAAAAAGATTCCCTGATTAGTCAGGAAATGGGCAGAGCACAATATTTCTTGTTTTTTGACGATAGAGGACAGTTTATAAGTGCCTTAAAAAATCCCGCCAGCAGCCAAACAGGCGGCATAAGTCGTACAGTAATTACACTTCTGACTGATAACCAAATCACAACTGTCATCGCTGATTCTGTTGGTACCAAAATGAAAAAAGCTCTGACCGACCACAATATAGAACTCATCAAAAAGAGTGGAGCAGCTCAAAAAGCCGTAACGGTTAGCGTACAACACTAA
- a CDS encoding chloride channel protein, producing the protein MKHRKPALRTILFPLLLAVVIGGLAGLGAVFFRWLIEFGIDLFWPGSGGFISQYEQASVFWRFGIPVLAGLIIGPLLHFVAPEIRGPGVPEVMAALAQRDGIIRHRVTLAKSFATATLIASGCSVGREGPIVQIGSSIGSSLCQLFRLGPDNRKLAVACGAAAGIAATFQAPMAGTLFVVEILLFDLEVTSLSNIVIAAVTGTMVSRAFWYDGILFQAPQFVLGHPAELLIYLVLGLMAGLLSLLLMAMTFGLSRSLDRIHVPGWLSPALGGVVIGTLGLYYPQVLGVGYDTITGVLQGDFLFSTALVLLLAKLLATSSCIGSGMSGGIFAPSLFLGAMLGAMFGNFAHLIWPDTALLSSHFALVGMGAMVAGTTLAPITAILTIFELTYNYEIILPLMVACIPSIIVVRYLHGFSIYETKLLLKGIRIVRGHDANRLRTMKIRDYMSKDSTFLSQETSLTQLLDKILNSSFPHFMINDNTGNLIGILTLRDLRTFLNKPGPTDPSITAGDLMIRDIATVRENDNLEEAFHLFSNHHFSFLPVMSESNPHRAVGSLKKDDLLTAYNQHILKDHYHPPSALIGPIRDNK; encoded by the coding sequence ATGAAACACCGCAAACCAGCTCTTCGGACTATTCTTTTCCCTCTGTTACTGGCGGTTGTGATTGGTGGCTTAGCAGGTCTTGGAGCAGTTTTTTTCCGTTGGCTCATAGAATTTGGTATTGACCTGTTCTGGCCGGGAAGTGGAGGTTTCATCAGTCAGTATGAACAGGCATCCGTTTTCTGGCGGTTTGGCATACCCGTACTTGCTGGTTTGATCATCGGCCCCCTTCTTCATTTTGTCGCTCCTGAAATTCGTGGTCCCGGTGTCCCCGAAGTTATGGCCGCACTTGCTCAGCGTGATGGAATTATCAGACACCGGGTGACTCTTGCCAAAAGTTTTGCCACCGCCACTCTTATTGCCTCAGGCTGTTCCGTAGGACGTGAAGGACCAATTGTTCAAATTGGCTCTTCCATCGGTTCATCATTGTGCCAGCTTTTCCGACTGGGGCCTGATAACCGCAAACTTGCCGTTGCCTGCGGGGCAGCCGCAGGAATCGCTGCAACATTTCAGGCCCCGATGGCAGGCACCCTCTTTGTTGTTGAGATCCTCCTTTTTGATCTGGAGGTTACTTCCCTTTCCAATATCGTTATTGCAGCTGTCACCGGAACCATGGTTTCACGCGCTTTCTGGTATGATGGCATTTTATTCCAGGCGCCTCAATTTGTCCTTGGCCATCCGGCAGAACTTCTCATTTATCTTGTCCTTGGGCTCATGGCGGGTCTGCTCAGCCTACTTCTTATGGCCATGACCTTTGGACTCAGCAGAAGCTTAGACAGGATACACGTTCCAGGATGGCTCTCCCCGGCCCTGGGCGGAGTGGTTATCGGGACACTTGGACTCTATTATCCACAGGTACTTGGAGTTGGCTATGACACCATTACAGGTGTCCTCCAAGGTGATTTCCTGTTCAGTACCGCACTTGTTTTGCTGCTGGCTAAATTACTGGCAACCAGCTCCTGTATCGGGTCCGGCATGAGCGGTGGCATTTTTGCCCCCTCACTGTTTCTGGGAGCAATGCTTGGTGCAATGTTCGGTAACTTTGCCCATCTCATATGGCCTGATACAGCTCTTCTTTCCAGTCATTTTGCACTCGTGGGCATGGGTGCCATGGTAGCAGGCACAACGCTTGCCCCTATCACTGCCATTCTTACAATTTTCGAGTTGACGTATAACTATGAAATCATACTGCCACTGATGGTGGCCTGCATTCCAAGCATCATTGTTGTTCGCTATCTTCACGGTTTTTCCATCTATGAAACAAAACTCCTGTTAAAGGGAATTCGGATTGTCAGAGGGCATGATGCCAACCGACTACGTACCATGAAAATCCGTGATTATATGAGTAAAGACAGTACATTTCTTTCCCAGGAAACATCCTTGACTCAACTCCTGGATAAAATACTGAACAGTTCATTTCCCCATTTTATGATCAACGACAACACAGGAAACCTTATTGGCATTCTTACGCTTCGTGACCTGAGGACATTCCTAAACAAACCAGGTCCTACTGATCCCTCTATCACCGCTGGCGATCTTATGATCCGTGACATTGCTACAGTAAGAGAAAATGACAATCTGGAAGAGGCATTTCACTTATTCAGCAATCATCATTTTTCATTTTTACCTGTCATGTCAGAGTCTAATCCCCATCGCGCCGTTGGGAGTCTGAAAAAAGATGACCTGCTTACAGCCTACAACCAACATATCCTGAAGGATCATTACCATCCTCCCTCTGCCCTGATCGGCCCTATTCGTGACAACAAATAA
- a CDS encoding N-acyl homoserine lactonase family protein, whose amino-acid sequence MTVFTLHPMVIGTKVFDKGMMTYQHDYGKSFTIPIYCWYLEGGDKKILVDTGEMHPIKSDDRENAVGGKIVTFEEGLAKWGLKPEDIDIVIHTHLHNDHCENDYKCVNAEFYVHELELKHIRDPHPLDFRYLEDFIYEISENKQIKTVSGDCEIVPGIRVLHTPAHTAGGLSVAIETTEGTAIITGFCCLLENFYPPKQITAMEMEVIPPGTHINVNEAYDIMLRIKEEADILLPLHEPKFASMESIPQ is encoded by the coding sequence ATGACAGTTTTTACTCTCCATCCCATGGTAATCGGTACTAAAGTATTTGATAAGGGGATGATGACCTATCAGCACGATTACGGGAAATCTTTTACCATCCCAATCTATTGCTGGTACCTTGAGGGCGGGGATAAAAAAATTCTTGTTGATACAGGTGAAATGCACCCGATCAAGTCAGATGACAGAGAAAATGCGGTTGGCGGGAAAATTGTCACCTTTGAAGAGGGACTTGCAAAGTGGGGCCTGAAGCCCGAAGATATAGACATCGTCATTCATACGCACCTCCATAATGATCACTGTGAAAATGATTACAAATGCGTCAATGCCGAATTCTATGTGCACGAGTTGGAATTAAAACACATTCGTGATCCACACCCACTCGACTTTCGTTATCTGGAAGATTTTATCTATGAAATCAGTGAAAATAAGCAGATAAAGACCGTGAGCGGGGATTGTGAAATCGTTCCGGGTATTCGTGTTCTCCATACTCCGGCACATACCGCAGGGGGCTTATCGGTAGCTATAGAGACCACCGAAGGAACAGCTATAATTACGGGATTTTGTTGTCTTCTGGAAAACTTCTATCCTCCCAAACAAATAACAGCCATGGAGATGGAGGTGATTCCGCCTGGAACGCATATCAACGTCAATGAGGCCTATGATATCATGCTTCGTATCAAGGAAGAAGCCGACATACTCCTGCCTTTACATGAGCCTAAGTTTGCATCTATGGAATCCATTCCGCAATAA
- a CDS encoding alpha/beta hydrolase → MKNYSKLDQPERLQLIFNPRRCPITPLPKGAIDVHIEVAPDVIIGCRFYIHTPESPNILFFHGNGETVPDYDDIGPLYNHAGMNLLVTDFRGYSWSNGTPTVSSMLSDAEVLFTEIQNWLQFNKYSGKLFLMGRSLGSVPAIDLATRHENDIKGLIIESGIADTIPLAKSLGIPVDDVDFSETDGFGNIEKIATVKTATFIFHGARDEMIAADEAEKLQSFSGARTKEFIVIPGATHNTMITTGGRLYFETIKKFIDKVTGVTNWRRRRKTTNTYSAE, encoded by the coding sequence ATGAAAAACTATTCTAAACTCGACCAACCGGAACGCCTTCAATTAATATTCAATCCACGCCGCTGCCCGATTACTCCTTTGCCAAAAGGCGCCATAGACGTACATATTGAGGTTGCACCAGATGTCATCATAGGATGCAGGTTCTATATCCATACCCCGGAAAGTCCCAATATACTCTTCTTTCATGGCAATGGTGAAACGGTTCCAGACTATGATGATATCGGTCCTCTCTACAACCACGCAGGAATGAACTTACTGGTCACCGATTTTCGCGGGTACAGCTGGAGCAATGGAACCCCCACCGTTTCATCAATGCTCAGCGATGCTGAAGTCCTTTTCACTGAAATTCAAAACTGGCTGCAATTCAATAAATACAGTGGCAAACTCTTTCTTATGGGCCGCTCTCTTGGATCTGTTCCGGCAATTGATCTTGCCACCAGACATGAAAATGACATTAAGGGACTGATCATCGAAAGCGGAATTGCTGACACGATTCCTCTGGCAAAATCCCTGGGGATACCTGTGGACGATGTTGACTTCAGTGAGACCGATGGTTTTGGAAATATAGAAAAAATAGCTACTGTCAAGACAGCTACTTTTATATTTCATGGAGCACGGGATGAAATGATTGCTGCTGATGAAGCAGAAAAGCTCCAATCGTTCAGTGGCGCACGTACCAAAGAATTTATTGTTATTCCCGGAGCAACACATAACACCATGATTACAACCGGTGGCAGGCTGTACTTTGAGACCATTAAAAAATTTATCGATAAAGTCACAGGGGTAACCAACTGGCGGCGACGCAGAAAAACCACCAACACCTATTCCGCAGAGTAA
- a CDS encoding transporter substrate-binding domain-containing protein, with translation MRPSLLFGNSFFRHFLIAGLLLLLLSSCRSNSSGPRTVHIAPDPTILRVGISANAPPLIYSKNNTITGLEAEFAQKLGQFIGRKVKFIELKWEEQITALEKNQIDIIMSGMTITQAREYRIAFSDPYLRSGQILLVRLGEKARFSTGIYSLMNSSYVIGTVSNTTGDLFITRTLNGVKVKSFAKSTDAVKALINRDIDAFVYDAPMVCHYAAINENNKLTPIMTLVTEEYLAWGIRKEDNNLRNQANAFLEELKEQQELPRMLRTWIPYM, from the coding sequence ATGCGACCAAGCCTATTGTTCGGAAACTCTTTTTTCCGTCATTTTCTCATTGCCGGACTGCTTCTCCTGCTCCTTTCCTCCTGCAGATCAAACAGCAGCGGGCCACGGACAGTACATATCGCCCCCGATCCAACCATTTTACGAGTTGGGATTTCTGCCAATGCCCCCCCTCTTATCTATTCAAAGAATAATACCATAACCGGTCTTGAAGCTGAATTTGCGCAAAAACTCGGACAATTTATCGGGAGAAAAGTTAAATTTATAGAATTAAAATGGGAAGAACAGATAACGGCACTTGAGAAGAATCAAATTGATATCATCATGTCAGGAATGACAATTACTCAGGCCAGAGAGTACCGTATAGCATTTTCGGACCCCTACCTGCGTTCCGGCCAGATTCTCCTGGTTCGACTTGGTGAAAAAGCCAGATTCTCCACCGGGATATACAGCTTGATGAACTCCAGTTATGTTATTGGTACCGTTAGCAACACAACTGGAGATCTTTTTATCACCAGGACCCTCAATGGAGTGAAGGTAAAATCATTTGCAAAATCGACCGATGCTGTAAAGGCTCTCATAAACAGAGATATTGACGCTTTTGTTTACGATGCACCCATGGTCTGTCATTATGCTGCTATCAACGAGAACAATAAACTCACGCCCATAATGACACTTGTCACGGAAGAATATCTTGCATGGGGAATACGTAAAGAGGACAACAACCTGCGCAATCAGGCCAACGCCTTTCTTGAAGAATTAAAAGAGCAGCAGGAACTACCGCGGATGCTTAGAACCTGGATTCCCTATATGTGA
- a CDS encoding deoxycytidylate deaminase yields the protein MIQKTTKRKNYLSWDEYFMAVALLSAQRSKDPSTQVGACVANENNKIVGVGYNGFPWGCPDDELPWAREGKYLDTKYPFVCHAELNAVLNSTAPNLNDCRIYVGLFPCNECTKVIIQSGIREIIYLSDKYADSDSVRASKLMLDTSGTLYRQFEAHNKEIILKLFNDC from the coding sequence ATGATACAAAAGACTACCAAACGGAAAAATTATCTTAGCTGGGATGAATATTTTATGGCCGTGGCACTCCTTTCGGCCCAACGCAGTAAGGATCCCTCCACTCAGGTTGGAGCCTGTGTAGCAAACGAAAACAACAAGATCGTCGGAGTTGGCTATAACGGTTTTCCATGGGGATGTCCCGATGATGAACTGCCATGGGCACGTGAGGGTAAATATCTGGACACAAAATACCCCTTTGTATGCCATGCAGAACTCAACGCTGTGCTTAACTCCACAGCCCCAAATCTCAATGACTGCAGGATTTATGTCGGACTCTTTCCCTGTAACGAATGCACCAAAGTAATCATCCAGTCAGGAATTCGAGAGATTATCTACCTTTCCGACAAATATGCTGATTCCGATTCTGTGAGGGCATCCAAACTGATGTTGGATACATCTGGAACGCTGTATAGACAATTTGAAGCTCACAATAAAGAAATCATCCTTAAACTCTTCAACGATTGTTGA
- the thiL gene encoding thiamine-phosphate kinase — translation MAAWSERRLIEKIRQASKSQDVGLLKSIGDDCCEVVARNSFLISTDSLIDGIHFDRSFHPPKLLGRKTIAVNVSDIAAMGGNPRFVLLALCLPVDLEWDWISSWLDGVLEILDEFKCALIGGDTVKAKELAMTVTVLGEPLESGAIYRNTAGEGDTVWVSGPLGSAGIGLKILTHKKQYPDDTRFDLFEVLIGAHLDPKPQVALGLKLAESGLVTAMQDISDGIATDLAHICKASEVSAHIQADCLPFLPELPPAAALLNIDVEGLLLRSGEDYQLVFTVRRGEEAGFAKRFPGVVQIGKIHSGEGVFLQREDGTAEEITFQGYEH, via the coding sequence GTGGCTGCCTGGTCAGAACGAAGACTGATAGAAAAAATTCGTCAAGCCAGTAAGAGTCAGGATGTGGGCCTGTTGAAATCAATTGGGGATGACTGTTGTGAAGTTGTAGCCCGTAATTCCTTTCTGATTTCCACAGACAGTCTGATTGATGGGATACATTTTGATCGAAGCTTTCATCCACCCAAGCTCCTTGGCAGGAAAACGATTGCTGTTAATGTCAGTGATATTGCAGCAATGGGGGGTAACCCCCGATTTGTTCTATTGGCTCTGTGTTTGCCTGTGGATCTCGAGTGGGACTGGATTTCGTCCTGGCTTGATGGTGTTCTTGAAATTCTTGACGAATTTAAATGTGCTTTGATTGGCGGCGATACGGTAAAGGCCAAAGAACTGGCGATGACCGTGACTGTGCTCGGAGAACCATTGGAAAGCGGGGCTATTTACCGCAACACCGCAGGAGAAGGTGATACCGTATGGGTTTCTGGCCCCTTAGGCTCTGCAGGAATCGGGCTAAAAATACTGACTCATAAAAAACAGTACCCGGATGACACCCGGTTTGATTTGTTTGAGGTATTAATTGGCGCCCATCTTGATCCGAAGCCACAGGTAGCTCTTGGACTTAAACTGGCCGAAAGTGGATTGGTAACGGCCATGCAGGATATCTCCGACGGAATTGCCACCGATCTTGCCCATATTTGCAAAGCATCGGAGGTATCTGCACATATTCAAGCTGACTGTCTTCCCTTCCTTCCAGAACTCCCTCCTGCTGCGGCACTTTTGAATATCGATGTCGAAGGTTTGCTGCTCCGTTCCGGTGAGGATTACCAGTTGGTCTTTACGGTGAGGCGGGGAGAGGAGGCAGGTTTTGCGAAGCGTTTTCCGGGAGTTGTGCAGATCGGGAAAATTCATTCAGGGGAGGGAGTGTTCCTGCAGAGGGAAGACGGTACCGCTGAGGAAATCACGTTTCAGGGCTATGAGCATTAG